One window of Bacillus alkalicellulosilyticus genomic DNA carries:
- a CDS encoding FecCD family ABC transporter permease yields MQSLFIQRFLTKNIFVAYVVALLFLFFCVLLGVSKGSLSIPFSIIIEVLLTEWLNLPFDFEIETMYINIIMDIRFPRVLLALLVGASLALAGASFQGLLKNPLADPYTLGVSSGAAVGAVFVLFTGLTLPFFGRFTLPFVSIVGGLLTLIMVITFARLIKKSMSAETIILVGIIFSAFLGSIISLMIALTGEELRQIVYWLMGSVALRGWNYVQLIFPFFIIGFFILLYNTRELNAMAFGEETARHLGVNIQRRKMHILIGASLVTGAAVAVSGTIGFVGLVIPHLTRLLWGPDHRHLLPLSMIIGGGFLVITDLVARTIIAPSELPIGVITAIIGGPVFGMILIRQRHKL; encoded by the coding sequence TTGCAAAGCTTATTTATCCAGAGGTTTTTAACTAAAAATATATTTGTAGCCTATGTAGTAGCCTTATTGTTTTTGTTTTTTTGTGTGCTACTAGGCGTTTCTAAAGGGAGTCTTTCGATTCCCTTTTCTATTATTATTGAGGTATTACTGACAGAGTGGCTCAATCTTCCGTTTGATTTTGAAATCGAAACGATGTATATCAATATCATTATGGATATTCGATTTCCTCGTGTGTTATTAGCGCTCCTAGTTGGTGCATCATTAGCCTTGGCTGGAGCTAGTTTTCAAGGGTTGTTAAAAAATCCGTTAGCAGATCCATATACGTTAGGTGTATCATCAGGAGCTGCGGTTGGGGCTGTTTTTGTATTGTTTACTGGATTAACACTACCATTCTTTGGTCGGTTTACGTTACCCTTTGTTAGTATTGTGGGGGGATTACTGACGTTAATTATGGTTATCACCTTTGCTAGACTTATTAAAAAGTCGATGTCAGCAGAGACGATTATTTTAGTTGGAATTATCTTTAGTGCTTTTTTAGGTTCAATCATTTCATTAATGATTGCTTTAACTGGCGAAGAGTTACGGCAAATTGTCTATTGGTTAATGGGAAGTGTCGCCCTAAGGGGTTGGAATTATGTTCAGCTTATTTTTCCTTTTTTTATCATTGGTTTTTTCATCTTACTTTATAATACGAGAGAATTGAATGCGATGGCCTTTGGCGAAGAAACAGCTCGCCACCTAGGGGTTAACATCCAGCGTAGAAAAATGCATATTCTAATCGGAGCATCTTTAGTGACAGGAGCTGCAGTGGCAGTTTCGGGAACAATTGGGTTTGTTGGCCTCGTTATTCCTCATCTTACAAGACTGTTATGGGGACCAGACCATCGGCACTTATTACCTCTTTCGATGATTATTGGTGGTGGATTTTTAGTCATCACTGACCTTGTCGCACGAACTATTATTGCTCCTTCTGAACTGCCGATTGGTGTAATTACAGCAATTATTGGTGGTCCAGTATTTGGAATGATTCTGATTCGTCAACGTCATAAATTATAG
- a CDS encoding heme ABC transporter ATP-binding protein, which yields MILKVEGVSGGYDGITIVENVQFSVKIGEILGILGPNGSGKTTLMNMITGAIPVIKGQIYLYDKPITSYSSKELARIVAVLPQKTHTAFSYSVYEVVSLGRYPYQKGLFQVFTEEDASVVEQAMRQTGVWHYKDKPLQSLSGGEQQRVMLARALAQQPKLLLLDEPTNHLDISYQMSLLDTLKNWSQENELTVISILHDVNMASMYCDRLLLLDKGKTSAIERPQLVLQEKRLEHVYQTTVKRKAHPTVASPLITLLPQKEHQRPGVDELAIEQTEEWIKVASPFPFKTLSSAILGSGFGWHTFFINRHVDKNFNCDDVEKEYKQYLTERDVQHEDTVGMMTAAVLADACFKRIKQADLSLLIIVTAGLGNAVDVSKSNQQREVHPIGTINTWIFVDGNMTDAAFVQAIGTATEAKTKALHDNHVIDPVTNTIATGTSTDSIMVAATQSGSMYPYAGSITTIGKAIGQGVYEATVEAIVRNKERRGIS from the coding sequence ATGATTTTAAAAGTAGAGGGTGTTTCAGGGGGATATGACGGTATTACCATAGTAGAGAACGTTCAATTTTCTGTGAAAATAGGAGAAATATTAGGCATCCTTGGCCCTAACGGAAGTGGCAAAACAACGTTAATGAATATGATCACAGGAGCAATTCCAGTCATCAAAGGGCAAATTTATCTTTATGATAAACCTATCACTTCGTATTCTTCGAAGGAACTTGCCAGAATTGTAGCGGTTTTGCCACAAAAAACGCACACGGCCTTTTCCTATTCGGTCTATGAGGTTGTATCGTTAGGAAGATACCCTTATCAAAAAGGGCTTTTTCAAGTGTTCACCGAGGAAGATGCCTCAGTAGTTGAGCAAGCGATGCGTCAAACCGGAGTATGGCACTATAAAGATAAACCACTTCAATCGTTAAGTGGTGGAGAACAACAACGGGTGATGTTAGCGAGAGCGTTAGCACAACAGCCAAAGTTACTTCTATTAGATGAACCGACAAATCATTTGGATATTTCATATCAAATGAGTTTACTCGATACATTAAAGAATTGGTCACAAGAAAATGAATTGACTGTTATCTCGATTCTTCATGATGTAAACATGGCTTCCATGTATTGTGACCGACTCTTGTTACTTGATAAAGGGAAAACAAGTGCAATCGAAAGGCCTCAACTTGTTTTACAAGAAAAAAGACTAGAACACGTATATCAAACAACGGTTAAGCGAAAAGCGCATCCTACAGTAGCAAGCCCATTAATTACACTTTTGCCCCAAAAGGAACATCAGCGACCTGGGGTGGATGAACTTGCGATTGAACAAACAGAAGAGTGGATTAAAGTAGCAAGTCCTTTTCCTTTTAAAACGCTATCGTCTGCCATTCTAGGATCGGGGTTTGGATGGCATACTTTTTTTATTAATCGTCATGTCGATAAAAATTTTAATTGTGATGATGTTGAAAAAGAGTATAAGCAATACCTTACCGAGCGTGATGTTCAACATGAAGATACCGTTGGAATGATGACTGCTGCGGTCTTAGCCGATGCTTGTTTTAAAAGGATAAAGCAAGCGGATTTGTCTCTTCTAATCATCGTCACAGCCGGTTTAGGAAATGCTGTCGATGTTTCGAAGTCGAATCAACAACGAGAGGTACATCCGATTGGTACGATTAACACATGGATATTTGTTGACGGAAACATGACAGATGCAGCCTTTGTTCAAGCTATCGGAACAGCTACTGAAGCAAAAACAAAAGCTCTTCATGATAATCACGTAATAGACCCTGTAACAAACACGATTGCTACAGGAACATCAACTGATAGTATTATGGTTGCGGCTACGCAATCAGGATCGATGTACCCTTATGCTGGCTCGATCACAACAATTGGGAAAGCAATAGGACAAGGTGTTTATGAAGCAACGGTAGAAGCGATTGTGAGGAACAAGGAAAGAAGGGGGATTTCTTGA
- the cbiB gene encoding adenosylcobinamide-phosphate synthase CbiB codes for MILHHLIALTLAVLLDRVIGDPRSFPHPVVWIGRYISFLEKRLWSNTNQKRNGIFLLVMVVMTVFVLTTVIIIVFYQLHVIAGIIVEAILICYAIAQRSLREAAELVYQPLQEGNVEDARRYVSYIVGRDTEQFGEAEIVRATVETVAENTSDGITAPLFYALLGGAPLAFAYRAINTCDSMVGYKNEKYVTFGWASARMDDVVNWIPSRMTGILMIIINRPTKKISKKQAFSVLFQDAKRHPSPNSGWGEAAVAALLGVQLGGQNTYKGIVSNRAKMGRPLVVLTKKHIKQAVTIMNRAVYGFVILLWVLGGIYFGFTFTWS; via the coding sequence TTGATTTTACATCATCTTATTGCACTTACATTAGCCGTTCTTCTTGATCGGGTGATTGGTGATCCTCGTTCTTTTCCACATCCTGTCGTTTGGATTGGTCGCTACATTTCTTTTTTAGAAAAGAGATTGTGGAGCAATACAAATCAAAAGCGTAATGGGATTTTCCTGCTTGTTATGGTTGTTATGACCGTCTTTGTTCTTACTACAGTTATCATCATTGTTTTCTATCAGCTCCATGTGATAGCTGGTATTATTGTAGAGGCCATTCTCATCTGTTATGCAATTGCCCAAAGAAGTTTACGAGAAGCTGCAGAACTAGTGTATCAACCTTTACAAGAAGGTAATGTTGAGGATGCTAGAAGATACGTTTCATATATTGTTGGAAGAGATACAGAACAGTTTGGAGAGGCAGAAATCGTAAGAGCCACCGTAGAAACGGTAGCTGAAAATACGAGTGATGGCATAACGGCTCCTTTATTTTATGCATTGCTTGGAGGGGCCCCATTGGCATTTGCTTATCGTGCGATTAACACATGTGATTCGATGGTTGGCTATAAAAATGAAAAATACGTTACCTTTGGTTGGGCTTCTGCACGAATGGATGATGTCGTGAATTGGATTCCTAGTCGAATGACAGGCATACTCATGATTATCATCAATCGCCCGACTAAGAAAATAAGTAAAAAACAGGCATTTTCTGTCTTATTTCAAGATGCAAAACGTCATCCAAGTCCAAATAGTGGTTGGGGTGAAGCTGCTGTGGCGGCATTATTAGGAGTCCAATTAGGCGGACAAAATACGTATAAGGGCATTGTCTCAAACCGTGCTAAAATGGGACGGCCACTTGTTGTGTTAACCAAGAAACATATTAAACAGGCAGTGACAATTATGAACCGGGCAGTCTATGGTTTTGTAATATTGTTATGGGTATTAGGAGGGATATATTTTGGATTTACCTTTACATGGAGCTAA
- the cobD gene encoding threonine-phosphate decarboxylase CobD, producing the protein MDLPLHGANPAHFLEALGLHGAENKIDFSVNTNPLGPPKFIEEEWSSFQRLVTHYPDPSSKRLKQKIASQNSIKSNQVIIGNGAAELIYLVTSLFQKKKVLLVEPTFSEYREASETFECQIESFFVQQSDGWLIDSEKLASRLQEVDLLFICNPNNPTGVMYKREVVTEIVAQAAMVGTTVVIDEAFYDFSIEQQSVATLVHTYSNCIIIRSLTKMYAIAGLRLGYAIASPSIIDALEKRQHPWNVNGLALVIGERCLLEYDFVRTTVQYVAKERKRCTEFLINEGYDISPSAVNYYLLKESGEEKDLQPFMTFLIERGIIPRHTYYFSSLDGKYLRLAVKTKEENDQLLSACKEWKS; encoded by the coding sequence TTGGATTTACCTTTACATGGAGCTAATCCAGCTCATTTTTTAGAGGCGCTTGGGCTACATGGAGCAGAAAACAAGATTGATTTTAGCGTTAATACCAATCCGCTAGGCCCTCCTAAGTTCATAGAAGAAGAATGGAGCTCATTTCAACGTCTCGTTACTCATTATCCTGACCCGTCATCGAAACGGTTAAAACAGAAAATTGCATCGCAGAATAGCATCAAGTCTAATCAAGTGATTATTGGTAACGGAGCAGCGGAACTTATTTATTTAGTGACTAGCTTGTTTCAGAAAAAAAAGGTGTTGCTTGTTGAACCTACATTCTCAGAATACCGTGAAGCCAGTGAAACATTTGAATGCCAGATTGAAAGTTTCTTTGTTCAACAGTCGGATGGGTGGCTAATAGATAGCGAAAAACTAGCAAGCCGGTTGCAAGAAGTAGACCTTCTCTTTATCTGTAATCCTAATAATCCTACTGGAGTTATGTATAAACGAGAGGTTGTCACAGAAATCGTTGCACAGGCAGCTATGGTAGGGACAACTGTAGTTATTGATGAGGCTTTTTATGACTTTTCAATAGAACAACAAAGTGTGGCTACGCTTGTACACACTTATTCGAATTGCATCATCATACGTTCACTTACAAAAATGTATGCTATTGCAGGATTACGCCTTGGCTATGCTATTGCTTCACCATCTATCATAGATGCGTTAGAAAAACGGCAACATCCTTGGAATGTCAACGGCTTAGCGCTTGTAATCGGGGAGAGGTGTCTACTTGAATACGACTTTGTGAGAACAACGGTTCAATATGTCGCCAAAGAACGAAAACGGTGTACTGAATTCTTGATAAATGAGGGATATGATATTTCTCCTTCTGCTGTTAATTATTATCTTCTGAAAGAAAGCGGTGAAGAGAAAGACTTACAACCGTTTATGACATTTTTAATAGAACGTGGTATTATTCCACGCCATACCTATTATTTTTCTAGTTTAGACGGAAAGTATTTGAGATTAGCAGTAAAAACAAAAGAAGAAAATGATCAATTACTTAGTGCTTGTAAGGAATGGAAAAGCTAA
- a CDS encoding bifunctional adenosylcobinamide kinase/adenosylcobinamide-phosphate guanylyltransferase: MEKLMFYFITGGVRSGKSTYAETLATSLVKPLATIHYIATSVPYDEEMHKRVQLHQNQRQLQSQKYTTHEVPTDISSVFSSFAKGDVVLLDCLTTWLANELFTEKNSWTSLPYRKNVYQKIRATIKEVTKYPVTLIVVSNELFHDVPFSDKGTFYYQYLLGQIHQELIRFCTKAIVVEHGLPIVMKGGEND, from the coding sequence ATGGAAAAGCTAATGTTCTATTTTATTACAGGTGGAGTCCGAAGTGGTAAAAGTACATATGCGGAAACGCTTGCTACAAGTTTAGTAAAACCATTGGCTACCATCCATTATATTGCGACAAGCGTTCCATACGATGAGGAAATGCACAAGCGAGTCCAATTACATCAGAACCAGCGCCAACTACAATCGCAAAAGTATACAACTCATGAAGTACCTACGGACATCTCTTCGGTCTTTTCATCATTTGCCAAAGGTGATGTTGTGCTGCTCGATTGTCTTACAACGTGGCTGGCTAACGAGTTATTCACAGAAAAGAACAGTTGGACGTCATTACCCTATCGAAAAAATGTGTATCAAAAAATTAGAGCGACGATAAAAGAGGTAACAAAGTATCCAGTTACTCTTATAGTTGTATCAAACGAGTTGTTTCACGATGTTCCTTTTTCAGATAAAGGCACATTTTATTATCAATACCTGCTTGGGCAAATTCATCAAGAATTGATTCGCTTCTGTACAAAAGCTATTGTTGTGGAACATGGTCTACCCATTGTTATGAAAGGTGGTGAAAATGATTGA
- a CDS encoding cobyric acid synthase, giving the protein MKGIMIQGTASDVGKSVICTAICRILSNQKYAVTPFKSQNMSNNSYVTIDGKEIGRAQGVQAEAARVEASVYMNPILLKPQSDRVSEIVRLGQRYQSLSGKNYRREFYQTGIETITLALSQLEKEFDYIVIEGAGSPAEVNLNDREIVNMKVAELADVPVVLVSDIDRGGVFASIVGTLQLLPEHQRKRVKGLIINKFRGDESLFASGKEWLEQYTGIKVLGVIPHLHDITIEGEDSLSMYSHFQQGNSKIDIDIVVIDLPYVSNYTDLEPFRFEEDVQIRFVNRVEDLGQPDAIIIPGTKSTISDIKFLHERNVFDAIIKYANNGGTVLGLCGGYQMLGEVLIDQSGADTGTEGTTISGLGIAPLTTYFYDSKKTVRSEGVLADIPSRTISGYEIHLGQTISRDDSNQPFLFVEGEKEGISIDQGRIIGTYFHHLFHNDEWRTDWLNRLRLQKGVATKDVIWVEKQRDLSYERLAEKVKKALDIESLMTIIEEWERNGT; this is encoded by the coding sequence TTGAAAGGAATAATGATTCAAGGAACCGCCTCAGATGTAGGCAAAAGTGTCATTTGTACTGCCATTTGCCGTATTCTTTCTAATCAGAAATATGCAGTAACACCTTTTAAATCACAAAACATGTCAAATAACTCTTATGTCACAATTGACGGGAAAGAAATTGGCAGAGCCCAGGGAGTTCAAGCAGAAGCAGCTCGTGTGGAAGCTTCCGTTTATATGAATCCGATTCTCTTAAAACCACAAAGTGACCGGGTATCAGAAATTGTTCGACTCGGCCAAAGGTATCAATCGTTATCAGGTAAAAATTATCGTAGAGAGTTTTATCAAACTGGAATTGAAACCATTACACTTGCTTTATCACAACTAGAAAAAGAATTTGATTATATTGTCATTGAAGGAGCGGGAAGTCCGGCAGAAGTTAATTTAAATGACCGTGAAATCGTGAATATGAAAGTGGCCGAACTAGCAGATGTTCCTGTTGTCCTCGTTTCTGACATCGACCGCGGAGGCGTTTTTGCAAGTATCGTTGGAACATTGCAATTACTACCTGAACATCAACGAAAGCGTGTGAAAGGTTTGATTATCAACAAGTTTCGTGGGGATGAAAGTTTATTTGCGAGTGGAAAAGAGTGGCTTGAACAATATACAGGAATTAAAGTACTTGGTGTCATTCCTCATTTACATGACATTACAATTGAAGGGGAAGATTCCCTATCAATGTACAGTCATTTTCAACAAGGTAATAGCAAAATAGACATTGATATCGTCGTTATTGATTTACCATATGTATCAAACTATACCGACCTTGAACCTTTTCGGTTTGAAGAAGATGTTCAGATCCGATTTGTTAACCGAGTGGAAGACTTAGGACAGCCTGATGCTATCATCATTCCTGGTACGAAAAGTACGATATCTGATATAAAATTTCTACATGAACGAAACGTGTTTGATGCGATAATTAAATATGCAAACAATGGTGGAACAGTACTAGGGCTTTGTGGGGGGTACCAGATGCTCGGTGAAGTTCTTATTGACCAAAGCGGAGCAGATACAGGAACAGAAGGAACAACAATTTCCGGTTTAGGGATAGCCCCTTTAACAACATATTTTTACGATTCAAAAAAGACGGTGCGTTCTGAAGGGGTGTTAGCAGATATCCCTTCGAGAACAATCAGTGGGTATGAAATTCATTTAGGACAAACGATCAGTAGAGATGATTCTAATCAACCATTCCTTTTTGTTGAAGGAGAAAAAGAAGGGATATCAATCGACCAGGGCAGAATTATTGGGACATATTTTCACCATCTTTTTCATAATGACGAGTGGCGAACCGATTGGTTAAATCGACTTCGACTACAAAAAGGAGTAGCTACAAAAGATGTGATCTGGGTTGAAAAACAAAGAGATCTTTCTTATGAAAGACTAGCTGAAAAAGTTAAAAAAGCGCTAGACATCGAAAGTTTAATGACCATTATTGAGGAGTGGGAAAGGAATGGAACCTAA
- a CDS encoding adenosylcobinamide-GDP ribazoletransferase, which produces MEPKKTVLPFINGFLFALQFLTIIPVPKEVPWDKRHAQASIVMYPLVGLLIGAIVAVFYYGFTEWFSLSPLFIAFFLLSLGVLLSGGLHLDGWMDVSDAVGSYRDVEKKHEIMKDSRVGSFAVLSVFFLLGWRLFFMYEVFLFSPHSLYYLIVIPFLTKTMMGSNVIFAQPAKTEGLAYALQRYVHKRLFGYFICYIVLTAVGSINISTEFFYHWLILTGSAFLFLVASIGFMKRQFNGMTGDTVGATAEGGETWLWMVVWILHYFVMG; this is translated from the coding sequence ATGGAACCTAAAAAAACAGTCTTGCCCTTTATCAATGGATTTCTTTTTGCCCTTCAATTTCTTACAATTATTCCAGTTCCGAAAGAGGTTCCCTGGGACAAGAGACACGCTCAAGCATCCATAGTGATGTACCCGCTTGTTGGCCTCCTCATTGGAGCGATAGTAGCCGTTTTTTATTATGGATTTACTGAATGGTTTTCATTATCACCGCTCTTTATTGCATTCTTTTTATTATCTTTAGGGGTATTGTTATCAGGTGGATTGCACTTAGATGGTTGGATGGATGTAAGTGATGCTGTTGGATCATACCGAGATGTCGAGAAAAAACATGAGATCATGAAAGATTCCAGGGTTGGTTCGTTTGCCGTATTATCTGTTTTTTTTCTGCTAGGTTGGCGTCTCTTTTTTATGTACGAAGTGTTTCTCTTTTCTCCACACAGTCTTTATTATTTAATAGTTATTCCTTTTTTAACGAAAACGATGATGGGAAGCAATGTGATTTTCGCTCAGCCTGCGAAAACAGAAGGATTAGCTTATGCTCTTCAGCGATATGTTCATAAACGATTATTTGGATATTTCATTTGTTACATAGTACTAACAGCAGTTGGTTCAATTAATATTTCGACGGAATTCTTTTATCACTGGCTCATTCTTACTGGTTCTGCCTTCTTATTTCTAGTTGCTAGTATTGGGTTTATGAAACGGCAATTTAACGGCATGACTGGGGATACCGTCGGTGCGACAGCTGAAGGAGGAGAAACCTGGTTATGGATGGTCGTGTGGATATTACATTACTTCGTCATGGGGTAA
- a CDS encoding histidine phosphatase family protein, with translation MDGRVDITLLRHGVTQANVEKRYLGWSDVPLTNNGKEQLKELSNHRYPPASLLFSSDLQRCYDTAKILYPNQTITHLMALREIHFGQWELQTYDDLQGIPLYRQWLDEPKNVCPPNGESFIAFEQRVLSCWEQITKSAVQNQIEHIVIVSHGGPIRLLLTHFAPDKRLFWDWDIPFGGGYTFSTSVERIRRGERCISLQAVPLMEKASG, from the coding sequence ATGGATGGTCGTGTGGATATTACATTACTTCGTCATGGGGTAACTCAAGCCAATGTAGAAAAGCGTTATCTCGGCTGGAGTGATGTGCCATTAACAAACAATGGAAAAGAGCAGTTGAAGGAATTAAGCAACCATCGCTATCCACCTGCATCTCTTTTATTTTCAAGTGATTTACAAAGGTGTTATGATACGGCAAAAATCCTATATCCAAATCAAACGATAACTCATCTTATGGCACTTCGAGAAATTCATTTTGGGCAGTGGGAGCTTCAAACCTACGATGATTTGCAAGGGATTCCGCTTTACCGTCAATGGCTAGACGAACCTAAAAATGTTTGTCCGCCTAACGGAGAATCTTTCATAGCATTTGAGCAAAGAGTGCTGTCATGCTGGGAACAGATAACTAAATCAGCAGTACAAAATCAAATTGAACATATAGTAATCGTAAGTCATGGTGGCCCAATTCGGCTATTACTTACTCACTTTGCTCCAGATAAGAGACTCTTTTGGGATTGGGACATTCCATTTGGTGGTGGCTATACATTCTCTACTTCTGTTGAGCGAATAAGGAGGGGTGAACGATGCATTTCATTACAGGCGGTGCCTTTAATGGAAAAAGCGAGTGGGTAA
- a CDS encoding bifunctional adenosylcobinamide kinase/adenosylcobinamide-phosphate guanylyltransferase, whose amino-acid sequence MHFITGGAFNGKSEWVRKLYPSQKCYWYNGYNQLSFNDIRLNVQGTIVVNGLEFFLQPISQEEQGRILFSEYVAKWKQWEREGNGTFIVIGSDMTKGVVPMNKEDRVWRDFVGWCYQDLVQQSNRVDVIWYGISNLIKQEEE is encoded by the coding sequence ATGCATTTCATTACAGGCGGTGCCTTTAATGGAAAAAGCGAGTGGGTAAGAAAGCTTTACCCATCTCAAAAATGTTATTGGTATAATGGTTATAACCAACTTTCCTTCAATGATATACGATTGAATGTTCAAGGAACAATCGTCGTAAATGGACTAGAATTTTTTCTTCAACCTATCTCACAGGAAGAACAGGGGCGAATCCTTTTTTCCGAGTATGTAGCAAAGTGGAAGCAGTGGGAACGAGAAGGAAATGGGACATTCATCGTTATTGGGTCTGATATGACAAAAGGAGTCGTGCCAATGAACAAAGAGGACCGTGTGTGGCGTGATTTTGTCGGTTGGTGTTATCAAGACCTTGTTCAACAATCAAATCGTGTTGATGTGATATGGTACGGTATATCTAATCTAATTAAACAAGAGGAGGAATAA
- a CDS encoding cob(I)yrinic acid a,c-diamide adenosyltransferase — protein MRLYTRTGDEGKTSVIGGRLFKDDMRVEAYGTTDELNSFVGVAITQLDEKVFPDIQAELVKIQHELFDCGGDLAMVKETDKRSYKVTEDMITFLEERIDEYIKEAPELERFILPGGSPVAATLHVCRTITRRAERRITTLQLAGESNPIVLKYINRLSDYFFAIARVANSRLGVQDVEYERSAIVFREGKRKQDTE, from the coding sequence ATGAGATTATATACAAGAACAGGTGACGAAGGAAAAACAAGTGTCATTGGTGGCAGATTATTTAAAGATGATATGCGAGTTGAGGCGTATGGGACAACCGATGAATTAAATTCATTTGTTGGAGTTGCGATTACACAACTTGATGAAAAGGTGTTTCCAGACATTCAAGCTGAACTAGTGAAAATCCAACATGAACTTTTTGATTGCGGCGGAGATTTAGCTATGGTCAAAGAAACAGACAAACGTTCCTATAAAGTAACAGAAGACATGATTACCTTTTTAGAAGAACGAATTGATGAATACATAAAAGAAGCCCCAGAATTAGAACGGTTTATTCTTCCTGGCGGGTCTCCGGTTGCGGCTACTCTCCATGTGTGTCGAACGATAACAAGAAGGGCGGAACGCAGAATCACGACATTACAGCTAGCTGGTGAATCAAATCCGATTGTACTAAAATATATTAACCGCTTATCAGACTATTTTTTCGCGATTGCACGAGTGGCAAACAGTCGCCTAGGTGTACAAGATGTTGAATATGAACGAAGCGCGATTGTTTTCCGTGAAGGAAAAAGAAAACAAGATACTGAATAA
- a CDS encoding alpha/beta hydrolase has product MAMLQVNYFSKAMRREVTFNALIPIDTMGPTGERKYVEKPLKALYLLHGFSGSYTDWISNTNIRQLSDKYNIAIFMPSGENHFYVDDIEKRELFGEYIGDELVQYTRELFPLSEQKEDTFIAGLSMGGYGAIRNGLKYAHHFGGIMALSSALITYKAQVATPDYDDGIGDYNYFTRVFGDLAKLKGSEKDPEALVKKLKATNTDIPNIYMACGTEDFLLDVNRTFKEFLDSENVTFTYVEDAGAHTWEFWSDYIDKALTWAMDFNKEIE; this is encoded by the coding sequence ATGGCAATGTTACAAGTGAATTATTTTTCAAAAGCAATGAGAAGAGAAGTCACGTTTAATGCACTTATTCCAATCGATACGATGGGCCCGACTGGAGAACGAAAATATGTGGAAAAGCCGCTTAAAGCATTGTATTTGTTACATGGATTTTCAGGGAGTTATACAGACTGGATAAGCAATACAAACATACGCCAGTTGTCGGATAAATATAATATCGCCATCTTTATGCCTTCTGGAGAAAATCATTTCTATGTTGATGATATAGAAAAACGAGAGTTATTTGGAGAATACATTGGCGATGAACTTGTTCAATATACGAGAGAGCTATTTCCTTTGTCAGAACAAAAAGAAGATACATTTATTGCTGGATTGTCTATGGGTGGGTATGGAGCGATTCGAAATGGATTAAAGTACGCGCATCATTTTGGTGGTATTATGGCATTGTCCTCTGCGCTAATTACGTATAAAGCTCAAGTTGCGACACCGGATTATGACGATGGTATCGGAGATTATAATTATTTTACAAGAGTATTTGGTGACCTCGCTAAGCTTAAAGGAAGCGAGAAGGACCCTGAGGCATTAGTAAAAAAACTAAAAGCAACAAATACCGATATTCCAAACATTTATATGGCTTGTGGGACAGAGGACTTCTTATTGGATGTTAACCGTACATTTAAAGAGTTCTTGGATTCTGAAAATGTGACTTTTACGTATGTAGAAGATGCTGGGGCACATACTTGGGAATTCTGGAGTGATTATATTGATAAAGCTTTAACGTGGGCTATGGATTTTAATAAAGAAATCGAATAA